In the Advenella kashmirensis WT001 genome, one interval contains:
- a CDS encoding iron chelate uptake ABC transporter family permease subunit, whose protein sequence is MAKLSPALRLSLLAFFALASVAAFMTWGANGHWDFVLSFRASKLAAMLLVAYAVAVSSVLFQTITHNRILTPSIMGFDALYTLIQAVVIFWFGMTAGGQLGMTGKFVLEVGIMTVFACLLFQWIFSGASHSLHLLLLVGIVFGLLFRSLSGLMVRMIDPNEFLFLQDKMFASFNAIRTNLLVASVVMVGAVSLIGWRLRRAYDVLSLGREVAINLGIHYRKTLWLTLVLIAVMVSVSTALVGPVTFFGLLVSNLAYMIMQTDKHKYTVPAAVLLGIIALVGGQTVLEHGLALNTTVSVVIEFAGGLMFIALIVRKGQR, encoded by the coding sequence TTGGCTAAGCTGTCACCCGCCTTGCGGCTTTCCCTGCTGGCTTTTTTTGCGCTGGCCTCGGTGGCCGCATTCATGACATGGGGCGCCAACGGGCACTGGGACTTCGTGCTGTCGTTCCGCGCCAGCAAACTGGCAGCGATGCTGCTGGTTGCCTATGCCGTTGCGGTGTCGTCTGTGCTGTTTCAAACCATCACGCACAACCGTATTCTGACGCCATCGATCATGGGATTTGATGCGCTCTATACCCTGATTCAGGCGGTGGTGATTTTCTGGTTCGGCATGACTGCGGGTGGTCAGCTGGGCATGACGGGCAAGTTCGTGCTGGAAGTTGGCATCATGACCGTTTTCGCCTGCCTGCTGTTCCAATGGATTTTCTCTGGTGCCTCGCATAGTCTGCATCTGCTGTTACTGGTCGGCATTGTCTTCGGGCTGCTGTTTCGCAGTCTGTCCGGCCTGATGGTCAGAATGATTGATCCCAACGAGTTTCTGTTTCTGCAGGACAAAATGTTTGCCAGCTTTAATGCCATTCGCACCAATCTGCTGGTGGCCTCGGTGGTGATGGTGGGGGCAGTGTCGCTGATCGGCTGGCGGCTGCGCCGGGCCTATGATGTGCTGTCGCTGGGGCGCGAGGTCGCGATCAACCTGGGAATACACTACCGCAAGACACTGTGGCTCACCCTTGTGCTGATTGCCGTGATGGTGTCGGTATCAACGGCGTTAGTAGGGCCGGTGACGTTTTTTGGATTACTGGTGAGCAACCTCGCGTACATGATCATGCAGACCGATAAACATAAATATACGGTGCCGGCTGCCGTGCTGCTTGGCATTATCGCGCTGGTAGGCGGCCAGACTGTGCTGGAGCATGGCCTGGCCCTGAATACTACGGTCAGCGTTGTAATTGAGTTTGCCGGCGGGCTGATGTTTATCGCGCTGATTGTGCGCAAGGGACAACGATGA
- a CDS encoding VOC family protein, producing MKITSKISPCLWFDDQAEAAVRFYTGIFPDSKITQTTYYQGEKMTQVSGRPEGSVLTVAFELAGIPFTALNGGPIFKFNEAISLQVHCESQQELDKYWAALNEGGDPSAQQCGWLKDRYGLSWQIVPAILPTLLTDPARAQRVMEALLPMKKLDISKLQQAADTAGAQTS from the coding sequence ATGAAAATCACATCGAAAATCTCCCCCTGCCTTTGGTTTGATGATCAGGCCGAGGCCGCAGTCCGGTTTTATACCGGTATTTTTCCTGATTCAAAAATTACCCAAACCACTTATTATCAAGGTGAAAAGATGACGCAAGTCAGTGGCAGACCCGAAGGCAGTGTCCTTACGGTCGCATTCGAGCTTGCGGGCATACCTTTTACCGCCCTCAATGGCGGCCCCATTTTCAAGTTCAATGAAGCCATTTCTCTGCAAGTGCATTGCGAGTCACAGCAAGAGCTGGACAAATACTGGGCGGCATTAAATGAAGGCGGCGATCCGTCTGCCCAGCAGTGCGGCTGGCTCAAGGACCGTTACGGCCTGTCGTGGCAGATTGTGCCCGCCATATTGCCAACGCTATTGACTGACCCTGCCCGCGCCCAACGCGTCATGGAGGCATTGCTGCCAATGAAAAAACTGGATATAAGCAAACTGCAGCAGGCGGCGGACACAGCCGGTGCACAGACATCCTGA
- a CDS encoding iron ABC transporter ATP-binding protein, producing MIKVNGVSKDYANLRVVDDVSVHIPRGGVTSIVGPNGAGKSTLLGMISRLLPMSAGSVEVGGLDIARTDTAELARHLSILRQDNHLPLRLTVQDVVAFGRYPHTQGRLTVQDRSHVERAIAYLNLNGLEQRFLDELSGGQRQRAFIAMVLCQDTEYVLLDEPLNSLDMKNAVDIMKVMRRAADQLHKTVVMVLHDINFASCYSDLIIGMRNGKVLHQGSPQTFIQPPVLKELYGLDVVVHEWQNNRICVHYT from the coding sequence ATGATAAAAGTCAATGGTGTCAGCAAGGACTACGCCAATCTGCGCGTGGTGGATGATGTTTCAGTGCATATCCCCCGGGGTGGGGTCACGTCCATTGTCGGCCCCAACGGGGCCGGCAAGTCTACATTGCTTGGCATGATCAGCCGTCTGCTGCCCATGTCTGCCGGCTCGGTTGAGGTTGGCGGGCTGGACATCGCTCGCACTGATACAGCAGAACTGGCCCGGCATCTGTCCATTTTGCGTCAGGACAATCATCTTCCCCTGCGCCTGACGGTTCAGGATGTGGTGGCATTTGGTAGGTATCCGCATACGCAGGGCCGCCTGACAGTGCAGGATCGCAGCCATGTTGAGCGCGCCATTGCCTATCTGAATCTCAATGGGCTGGAGCAGCGATTCCTGGATGAACTCTCCGGCGGGCAGCGCCAGCGTGCCTTTATTGCCATGGTCCTGTGCCAGGACACAGAGTATGTCCTGCTGGATGAGCCACTGAACAGCCTGGACATGAAAAACGCCGTTGACATCATGAAGGTGATGCGACGCGCTGCCGACCAGTTGCACAAGACAGTGGTGATGGTGTTGCACGATATCAACTTCGCCTCCTGCTATTCGGATTTGATCATCGGCATGCGCAACGGCAAGGTCCTGCACCAGGGATCGCCGCAGACGTTCATCCAGCCGCCGGTGCTCAAGGAGCTATACGGGCTGGATGTGGTCGTGCATGAATGGCAGAATAATCGGATTTGCGTTCATTACACCTGA
- a CDS encoding VOC family protein, with translation MMMRFGESPEPPPPGAVPPDFDNKIMHASFRIGSSLIMASDGCGGESTLSGFALSIIPANKEDATRMFNALAEGGSVTMPLGETFFSPCFGMLKDRFGMEWMIAMQPAEQTA, from the coding sequence ATGATGATGCGTTTTGGTGAGAGCCCCGAGCCGCCGCCACCTGGCGCCGTTCCCCCGGATTTTGACAACAAGATCATGCACGCAAGCTTTCGCATTGGCAGCAGCCTGATCATGGCTTCCGACGGCTGCGGTGGTGAAAGCACCCTGAGCGGATTCGCCTTGTCAATTATTCCGGCCAACAAAGAAGACGCCACCCGGATGTTCAACGCGCTGGCTGAAGGCGGCAGCGTCACCATGCCGCTGGGTGAAACCTTTTTCTCCCCTTGCTTTGGCATGCTCAAAGACCGTTTCGGCATGGAATGGATGATTGCCATGCAACCGGCAGAACAGACGGCATAG
- a CDS encoding ABC transporter permease, whose amino-acid sequence MSGYPEGHRNNKQVRPLLVGVLLLLLCFLFLVSLFLGAGDMSLAALLRFDSEAWQLLLISRLPRALALVLAGTSLAVAGLIMQMLVRNRFVEPSTAGTVESATMGILAVTLLAPGIPVLGKMLVAAMFALAGTALFLLILRRIPLRSAFLVPVVGLVLGGVVQAVTTFFAYQYDLLQALHTWTMGDFSGVLRGRYELLWVAFALSCAAYFAADRFTVLGMGEQFTTNLGLNHKRLMLIGMVLVSAISAVVVVTAGSVPFLGLLVPNVVSLIFGDNMRRSLPWVAFLGALFVLACDIVGRLIIYPHEIPIGTVVGVVGSGLFLYLLLNRRARFG is encoded by the coding sequence ATGAGCGGTTATCCCGAAGGGCACAGAAACAATAAACAGGTTCGCCCGCTCCTGGTCGGCGTGCTGTTATTGCTTTTGTGCTTTTTGTTTCTGGTCAGCCTGTTTCTGGGTGCGGGCGATATGTCGCTGGCGGCGTTATTGCGCTTCGATAGCGAAGCCTGGCAATTGCTGCTGATCAGTCGCCTGCCGCGCGCGCTTGCATTGGTGCTTGCAGGCACTTCGCTGGCGGTTGCGGGGCTGATCATGCAAATGCTGGTGCGCAATCGCTTTGTCGAACCCTCCACGGCCGGGACCGTAGAGTCTGCAACCATGGGAATACTGGCTGTTACTTTATTGGCGCCGGGCATCCCCGTGCTTGGGAAGATGCTGGTTGCCGCCATGTTCGCGCTGGCCGGCACAGCACTGTTTCTACTGATCCTGCGCCGCATTCCCTTGCGTTCTGCCTTTCTGGTCCCGGTGGTCGGCCTGGTCCTGGGGGGCGTTGTGCAAGCGGTGACCACCTTCTTTGCTTACCAGTACGATCTGCTTCAGGCTTTGCATACGTGGACCATGGGTGATTTTTCAGGTGTCCTGCGGGGGCGCTACGAGCTGCTATGGGTGGCGTTTGCCCTTTCCTGCGCAGCCTATTTCGCGGCAGACCGCTTCACCGTGCTGGGCATGGGCGAGCAATTTACCACCAACCTGGGTCTTAATCACAAACGTCTTATGCTGATCGGCATGGTGCTGGTATCGGCCATCAGTGCTGTAGTCGTTGTCACGGCGGGCAGTGTGCCGTTCCTTGGTCTGCTGGTGCCCAATGTGGTCAGCCTGATCTTTGGCGATAATATGCGGCGCTCGCTGCCGTGGGTGGCCTTTCTTGGGGCGCTGTTTGTCCTGGCCTGCGATATTGTTGGTCGCCTGATCATTTATCCGCATGAAATTCCCATCGGTACGGTGGTGGGTGTGGTAGGCAGCGGGCTGTTCCTATATCTACTTCTGAACAGGCGGGCTCGTTTTGGCTAA
- the hglS gene encoding 2-oxoadipate dioxygenase/decarboxylase HglS — MENNHFVSTDEIRTRFSTAMSNMYGQEVPLYRDLLELVADVNAQTLQQNPQLQAQLNESGEILRLNLERHGAIRLGTPAELSGIRRVFAVMGLQPVGYYDLSVAGVPVHATAFRPVDDASLAANPFRVFTSLLRLELIDDEALRSKAAEILEQRSIFSARVLELADKFETEGGLSSEEADEFVTQATDIFRWHNEATVSIETYNQLLDAHRLIADVVCFKGPHINHLTPRTLDIDAAQKEMLNRNIPAKESIEGPPTRRHPILLRQTSFKALEENVTFDSGTEKVIGAHTARFGEIEQRGLALTPKGRALYDQLLLRARESNEQASDSYAERLARAFAEFPDDLATIRKSGLGYFRYSLTQQGRAAIAEQAAHEQDIDAMIEAGLVHAEPIIYEDFLPVSAAGIFQSNLGGDDQKSYQVSAARAAFEEALGAKVNDEFALYEAAQQRSLDQLALQLKK; from the coding sequence ATGGAAAACAATCATTTCGTCTCGACCGACGAAATCCGTACCCGGTTTTCAACTGCCATGTCCAATATGTATGGGCAGGAAGTGCCGCTTTATCGCGATCTGCTTGAGCTGGTTGCCGATGTTAATGCGCAGACGCTGCAGCAAAATCCGCAATTGCAAGCGCAATTGAATGAATCTGGCGAAATCCTGCGCCTGAACCTGGAGCGCCATGGCGCCATCCGTCTGGGTACGCCTGCCGAGCTGTCCGGCATTCGGCGTGTTTTCGCGGTGATGGGGCTGCAGCCGGTGGGTTATTATGATTTGTCGGTGGCAGGGGTACCGGTACACGCCACGGCGTTCCGGCCGGTGGATGATGCGTCGCTGGCAGCCAATCCGTTCCGGGTGTTCACCTCTCTGTTGCGGCTCGAGCTCATTGATGATGAAGCATTGCGCAGCAAGGCTGCCGAGATTCTGGAGCAGCGCTCTATATTCAGCGCACGCGTTCTGGAACTGGCAGATAAATTTGAAACCGAGGGCGGTCTGAGCAGCGAAGAGGCTGATGAGTTCGTGACGCAGGCTACGGATATTTTCCGCTGGCACAACGAAGCGACGGTAAGTATTGAAACGTACAACCAGTTGCTAGACGCCCACCGGTTAATTGCAGATGTGGTTTGCTTCAAAGGCCCCCACATCAACCATCTGACTCCCCGCACGCTGGATATTGACGCGGCACAAAAGGAAATGCTCAATCGCAATATTCCTGCCAAGGAATCGATTGAGGGCCCGCCAACCCGGCGCCATCCGATTCTGTTGCGCCAGACCAGTTTCAAGGCGCTGGAAGAAAACGTGACGTTCGACTCCGGCACAGAAAAAGTGATCGGTGCCCATACTGCGCGCTTTGGTGAAATAGAACAACGCGGCCTGGCCCTGACGCCCAAGGGACGCGCCTTGTACGATCAGTTGTTGCTGCGCGCCCGCGAATCAAATGAGCAGGCGAGCGATAGCTATGCAGAGCGCTTGGCGCGTGCGTTTGCTGAATTTCCGGACGACCTGGCGACGATCCGCAAAAGCGGCCTGGGTTATTTCCGCTACAGCCTGACGCAACAGGGGCGCGCAGCCATTGCTGAGCAGGCCGCCCATGAGCAGGATATTGACGCCATGATCGAGGCCGGCCTGGTGCACGCCGAGCCGATTATTTACGAAGACTTTTTGCCCGTCAGTGCCGCCGGTATCTTCCAGTCGAATCTGGGTGGCGATGATCAGAAAAGCTATCAGGTCAGTGCCGCCCGGGCCGCTTTTGAAGAAGCGCTGGGGGCCAAAGTCAATGACGAGTTTGCGTTGTACGAGGCAGCACAGCAACGCTCGCTTGACCAGCTCGCTTTGCAACTGAAAAAATAA
- a CDS encoding helix-turn-helix transcriptional regulator — protein MILSELPSAETVATQIPWPRDRRLIAICTAIMDEPGLNRSLGAWADAVGASERTLIRLFQSELGMNYRQWLQQVRLADAVCRLSMGQSIGTISRALGYRSPSAFSAMFRRALGMSPNMYLHPANI, from the coding sequence TTGATTCTTTCGGAACTGCCTTCAGCAGAAACGGTGGCTACCCAGATCCCGTGGCCCCGGGATCGCCGGCTTATAGCCATCTGCACCGCCATCATGGACGAGCCCGGATTGAACCGTTCGTTGGGCGCGTGGGCCGATGCAGTGGGCGCCAGCGAGCGCACGCTGATACGGCTGTTTCAGTCAGAGCTGGGCATGAATTATCGGCAATGGTTGCAGCAGGTCAGGCTGGCCGATGCGGTATGCAGGCTATCGATGGGCCAGTCTATCGGCACCATTTCACGGGCACTGGGCTATCGCAGTCCCAGTGCGTTCAGCGCGATGTTTCGTCGTGCACTGGGCATGTCGCCCAATATGTATTTGCACCCGGCCAACATATAA
- a CDS encoding AraC family ligand binding domain-containing protein — protein sequence MLELLQVPIFVEKVTVMQPLPRSVNAEDYQDIAPVVAAMSKEFAAGTGSATHSHRRAQLLFASRGVIRVSTDRGYWLLPPLRALWVPPNVPHCTMAVSHVDMRTLYIDAAPPDHYGPVARSLKSAICCAS from the coding sequence GTGCTAGAATTATTGCAAGTGCCAATTTTCGTCGAGAAAGTGACAGTGATGCAGCCGCTGCCCAGAAGCGTCAACGCAGAAGATTACCAGGACATTGCTCCGGTCGTGGCTGCCATGTCCAAGGAGTTTGCTGCCGGTACGGGATCGGCAACGCATTCGCATCGACGCGCGCAATTGCTTTTTGCGTCGCGCGGCGTAATCCGCGTAAGTACCGACAGGGGTTATTGGCTGCTGCCGCCGCTGCGGGCCTTATGGGTGCCGCCCAATGTCCCGCATTGCACGATGGCGGTTTCCCACGTGGACATGCGCACCCTGTATATTGATGCAGCGCCGCCAGATCATTATGGGCCGGTTGCCAGGTCATTGAAGTCAGCAATCTGCTGCGCGAGCTGA
- a CDS encoding TetR/AcrR family transcriptional regulator, with the protein MSRRQQTEQQILQALEDQIREAGMGGIGINAVARRAGVSKELIYRYFNGLDGLLLAWMQEQDFWTGHRGMLGNDESSQQTPQQLVLSMLRAQVDALAGNDTLREVRRWELVELNEVTAKLAQRREKAARAFIDRVDGLTPEIDMPATVSIMLAGVLYLMLRAKTESRFLGIPIRTDEGWERIFNALETMTANFPQALREQSLDELEARREPPSP; encoded by the coding sequence ATGTCCCGTCGTCAGCAAACAGAACAGCAGATTCTCCAGGCCCTGGAAGACCAAATCCGCGAAGCCGGAATGGGAGGCATTGGCATCAACGCCGTTGCCCGTCGCGCCGGCGTGAGCAAGGAACTGATTTATCGTTACTTCAACGGGCTGGACGGTCTGCTGCTGGCCTGGATGCAGGAGCAGGATTTCTGGACCGGCCATCGCGGAATGCTGGGCAACGACGAATCAAGCCAGCAAACGCCCCAACAACTGGTGCTGTCCATGCTGCGTGCCCAGGTTGATGCGCTGGCCGGCAACGACACGCTGCGTGAAGTGCGCCGTTGGGAGCTGGTGGAACTGAACGAGGTCACCGCCAAGCTGGCCCAGCGACGCGAGAAGGCCGCCCGCGCATTCATTGACCGGGTCGATGGCCTGACGCCGGAAATCGATATGCCCGCGACGGTGAGCATCATGCTTGCCGGAGTTCTTTATTTGATGCTGCGGGCCAAAACCGAGAGCCGGTTCCTGGGCATTCCCATACGCACAGACGAAGGCTGGGAGCGCATTTTCAATGCCCTGGAAACCATGACGGCAAACTTCCCTCAGGCTTTGCGCGAACAGTCGCTGGATGAACTGGAAGCCCGGCGCGAGCCGCCATCGCCCTGA
- a CDS encoding mechanosensitive ion channel domain-containing protein, whose translation MTAILSHPIRLSDEIRGRLPLLEARINSYVPATLKGLRLITLVIVLLFVLDAWHAFDLSAWVMSESGRATISAAVHVAIILLFAALAWTIIASIIESRLSGTGNRAPSAREKTLLSLFRNAALIVIITMTILVLLSQIGINIGPLIAGAGVVGLAIGFGAQKLVQDIITGIFIQLENGMNVNDVVEAGGVFGTVEKMTIRSVGIRTMDGGYHLIPFSSVDVVANHMRDFSYHMGEYTIAHRENVDDAIEHLRAAFAELMQDEVLSPEILEEITIPGVTAINERGVTIRVLIKTTPGMQWAVQRGYNRLVKKHFNAANIELPYPHTVVYFGQDKDGNAPSARVDLGRKADHMQVPKGKAPAAGHTPRKLAPRRGGSEDVLGNELEQRVPDEDENGEGEGNSSLRPGPIS comes from the coding sequence TTGACAGCCATTCTAAGTCACCCGATCCGGTTATCCGATGAGATCCGGGGCCGGCTGCCATTGCTGGAAGCGCGCATCAATTCTTATGTTCCGGCAACTCTCAAAGGCCTGCGTTTGATTACGCTTGTCATCGTGCTGCTGTTTGTGCTGGATGCATGGCATGCATTCGATCTGTCTGCCTGGGTCATGTCCGAATCGGGCCGCGCAACCATCAGCGCTGCTGTGCATGTGGCCATCATCCTGCTGTTCGCCGCACTGGCATGGACCATTATTGCCAGCATCATCGAGAGCCGCCTGAGCGGCACGGGCAACCGGGCGCCCAGTGCCCGCGAAAAAACGCTGCTGTCACTGTTTCGCAATGCTGCGCTGATCGTGATCATCACCATGACGATCCTGGTCCTGTTGTCCCAGATCGGCATCAATATCGGCCCGCTTATTGCCGGCGCCGGTGTGGTGGGTCTGGCCATTGGTTTTGGTGCGCAAAAGCTGGTGCAGGACATTATCACGGGTATTTTCATCCAGCTCGAGAACGGCATGAATGTCAATGATGTCGTGGAAGCAGGCGGGGTTTTTGGCACCGTGGAGAAAATGACCATCCGCTCGGTGGGCATTCGCACCATGGACGGCGGCTATCACCTGATCCCGTTCTCGTCGGTTGACGTTGTCGCTAATCACATGCGTGATTTTTCCTATCACATGGGCGAGTACACCATTGCCCATCGTGAAAATGTGGACGACGCCATCGAACACCTGCGCGCCGCGTTTGCAGAATTGATGCAGGATGAAGTGCTGTCGCCTGAAATTCTGGAAGAAATCACCATCCCCGGCGTGACCGCCATCAACGAACGCGGCGTCACGATTCGAGTACTGATCAAAACCACGCCTGGCATGCAATGGGCGGTGCAACGTGGCTATAACCGTCTGGTCAAGAAGCATTTCAACGCCGCCAATATCGAACTGCCATACCCACATACCGTGGTTTATTTTGGCCAGGACAAGGACGGCAACGCACCATCTGCCAGGGTGGATCTTGGCCGCAAGGCCGACCATATGCAGGTGCCTAAAGGCAAGGCGCCGGCGGCCGGGCATACGCCGCGCAAACTGGCGCCACGCCGTGGCGGCTCGGAAGATGTGCTGGGCAATGAGCTGGAGCAGCGGGTGCCCGATGAAGATGAGAATGGTGAGGGAGAAGGCAACAGCTCGCTACGCCCCGGCCCGATATCCTGA
- a CDS encoding sigma-54-dependent Fis family transcriptional regulator — translation MLHHSLNSAGTVQPNALIQRSWQRCEKQADTLANEPVLLDRADLNTRLDQYASLLQTAAPHIATASGIAAQAQGILLLSDASGVILHATGNNDFLHKADQVTLRPGASWAEGHRGTNAIGTALIENGFTRVIGQEHFLPCNRILSCHAAPIRSPRGEILGVLDISGDARTLPDYTGDLVRITARQIGNQILDLAGTHIARLQFQRHAGPVNVAQCGTLLIADQQIVGANETAAELLDVPLIALLDEPVDKWLPAWKQLQSQPMLSLCADGTTLYATLQFERIGVAGSISSQTLHNEGTTSIPPQAKSRSGSGELPSTLPALAPALQHQLRQSTLALNADLGILLLGETGTGKEVFARHLHAHSRWRDGPFVAINCAALPESLIEAELFGYEPGAFTGAQRNGSRGRLREANGGVLFLDEIGDMPLQLQSRLLRVLQERVVQPLGSDKTWPVQFGLISATNQQAAALSREENFRQDLYYRIQDHLVQLPALRDRADLRTFICAELRRHEQTPSLIFADQALDVLCAYHWPGNYRQLRSVLKTLAAFLPAGSIIHPESLPAHLLQQMHTATGMTATTTNHPGMPAAQADLATTITQTEARAWPDAPMPSEKPLPEVSLKDLQVLRIRQALSKNRGNVSKTARELGLHRSTVYRQLTRATSEVQ, via the coding sequence ATGTTGCATCACTCGCTGAACTCCGCCGGTACCGTGCAGCCGAATGCGCTGATTCAGCGCTCCTGGCAGCGCTGTGAAAAGCAGGCGGACACGCTGGCAAACGAACCGGTTCTGCTGGACCGGGCAGACCTCAATACCCGTCTGGACCAATACGCCAGCCTGCTGCAGACTGCCGCGCCACACATTGCCACTGCCAGCGGTATCGCAGCGCAGGCACAGGGCATACTGCTGCTCTCGGATGCCAGCGGCGTCATCCTGCACGCCACCGGCAACAATGACTTTCTGCACAAGGCCGATCAGGTTACCCTGCGGCCAGGCGCCAGCTGGGCCGAAGGCCATCGGGGCACCAATGCCATCGGCACCGCCCTGATCGAAAACGGCTTTACCCGGGTCATCGGCCAGGAGCACTTTTTGCCCTGCAATCGGATCCTTAGCTGCCATGCTGCGCCCATTCGCTCACCCAGAGGAGAAATTCTGGGCGTGCTGGATATTTCCGGCGATGCCCGTACCTTGCCGGACTACACCGGCGATCTGGTCCGGATCACGGCCCGCCAGATCGGCAACCAGATTCTGGATCTGGCCGGCACGCACATTGCACGGCTGCAGTTCCAGCGCCACGCAGGGCCGGTCAACGTGGCGCAATGCGGCACACTGCTGATTGCCGATCAGCAGATTGTGGGCGCCAATGAAACAGCAGCCGAACTGCTTGATGTCCCGCTGATCGCCCTGCTGGACGAGCCCGTCGATAAATGGCTGCCCGCCTGGAAGCAGCTACAGTCGCAACCGATGCTCAGCTTGTGCGCCGACGGTACAACACTGTATGCAACTTTGCAGTTTGAGCGTATCGGTGTCGCCGGCAGCATCTCGTCACAGACACTGCACAATGAAGGGACAACGTCCATACCACCACAAGCAAAAAGCCGCAGCGGTTCGGGTGAATTACCATCAACGCTGCCCGCGCTGGCGCCGGCGTTGCAGCACCAGTTGCGCCAGAGTACCTTGGCTCTCAACGCCGATCTGGGCATTCTGCTGCTGGGCGAGACAGGCACCGGCAAGGAAGTGTTCGCCCGCCACCTGCATGCGCATAGCCGCTGGCGCGATGGTCCGTTTGTGGCCATCAATTGCGCAGCGCTTCCGGAGAGCCTGATTGAAGCAGAGTTGTTCGGGTATGAGCCTGGCGCATTTACCGGAGCCCAGCGCAACGGCTCCCGGGGACGCCTGCGCGAGGCCAATGGCGGCGTGCTCTTCCTGGATGAAATTGGCGACATGCCATTGCAACTGCAATCGCGCCTGCTGCGTGTACTGCAGGAACGGGTCGTGCAGCCTTTGGGCTCCGATAAAACATGGCCGGTACAGTTCGGGCTGATCAGCGCCACCAACCAGCAAGCCGCGGCACTGAGCCGCGAGGAAAATTTCCGCCAGGACCTTTACTATCGCATCCAGGATCATCTGGTTCAGTTGCCGGCGTTGCGCGACCGTGCTGACCTGCGCACCTTTATCTGCGCAGAACTCAGACGCCATGAGCAGACGCCCAGCCTGATTTTCGCCGATCAGGCGCTGGATGTCCTTTGCGCCTATCACTGGCCCGGCAATTACCGACAGTTACGATCGGTGCTCAAAACGCTGGCGGCCTTTTTACCCGCAGGCAGTATTATTCATCCTGAATCCTTGCCGGCTCATCTGCTGCAGCAAATGCACACCGCTACCGGCATGACAGCAACAACGACGAACCATCCCGGCATGCCGGCAGCGCAGGCGGATCTGGCGACGACGATCACGCAGACCGAAGCGAGGGCGTGGCCAGATGCCCCAATGCCTTCAGAAAAGCCCTTGCCGGAGGTCAGTCTGAAGGATTTGCAGGTACTGCGCATCAGGCAGGCGCTCAGCAAAAACCGGGGCAATGTCAGCAAAACCGCCAGAGAACTGGGATTGCACCGCAGCACGGTATACCGGCAATTGACACGAGCCACCTCGGAAGTGCAATAG